The Epinephelus lanceolatus isolate andai-2023 chromosome 17, ASM4190304v1, whole genome shotgun sequence region TCGACATGGAACATTTGGCTTTATAAATAGATCAGACTATAGACCTGCCAGCCTGATGTTCTGTTCTTATAAAGATAGGCATTTATTCTGAAAGGTTATAAATGATCATCCTGCCCTGGCAACTAAGTGCAAAGGCATGTTGTGGCAAACGAGCTGTTGAGAATGCTCCTTGTCTGGTCATCAGTGTGTGGAAGCGGAGACTTGGCCACGCCGTGGGGAAGTGGATGTGGTATTAACTGCAGGGCCAGGCTGGCTGGGATGGGATTGTGCAATCGTATTTGCAAACAACACTTGCGCTCTTATTCATAGTGCCCGTGTCACGTCTGTTATTTTTACCTGCTGTGACGTCCGAAAAGAGGAAAGCAACAGAAACAGTGGGCTAAAATTAGTTGGCTCTAAACCATTCAAAATGCTAGTGGGTGCTGCCACACTGAGTGACCACCCCTGTGTTTTGGAGATAATATCTGCTGCTAAATACTTTTACTCTTGTAGTCCTTTAAATATTATCCACTCACTATGTTTCTTCCTGCctttatgtttttgtctttataaCATTGTTATAATTATCTGTTTCtacaatgaaaatgttttactgtactcttcactttgtcagtgagcatttgtgtctctttttggctCTTTAAGTGTTTGAGATAGAGTGTCGAGTtagtgtgtgcgcgtgcgtgcgtgtgtgtgtgtgtgtgtgtgtaattcgGCCTGCTTGCCCCACCAGCTGGTTAATTGTCCCCCGGTCTGGTCCAGTGGTAATGAGAGTGACTCAATACCAGACAAAAGAGACGGCTTCACTGGGAGACAGCAGCCCATTGGCTGAGCCTGTGACAGCCCCCTCCCCGCATGGGCGCCCCCTGACCGATGCACGCCCACCCGCCCACTCCCCCCCGCCCTCCACTCTCCTCACTGCCGCTTGTTTTCTCCAACTTGCATGcaggccaaaacacacgctTACTCGTCCATGCCAAGCCCAGTCCAGAGACGCTAAGAACCCCGGGTGCTCGAGACAAAAACCCAGACCAGCGAGTGAACGGCAGagaggaaaagcagagagaaTCTGACCATAGCTAATGCTCCTGCCTCTGTTCTAGCTGGAGGAGACCTTCCTGTGGATCTATCAATGACttctttgtttggtttgttgcaGAGTGCCCCCTCTTTCAGCCCCCTGGAAACAGCCTCCGACCTGCAGCAGTAGTAAGTCCATGCCTCCCTTTTATTCCAACACTTGTGCTTTAAATCTTTCTTCCTCCATCCAGCATGCTGATGATAATTTAAGGCATGTTATGGGGATAAATGTCAGTGAGAGATTTCTCCACCCTGCTCAGCTCACACACCCTCAGCAGGGGGACTCCGGCTTCCTGAGGAGATCCTGTTAATAAGGCAAAAAGCTACCAGAacagtgtgtcctctgtctgcatttcatgtgtttttttgtcgGGGGTGGGTGGTTGTAGTGTGGAGACATGGCTGCTATGTGGTGATTTATTTAAAGACAGAAACCTGGATGTCACAGGGATAGAGAGAATTCACCCAGCTGCTGCATAACTTAAAAACCGTTAGCTCCCTCTGAATGGGTGTGTGTACAGAACTATGACCAGCAACTGGATTGTGAAAGAGGATGCTAGCTGTTACAAAAACAATGCCCACCGACAGAGCCCttgatcttttttgtttttgcctgaCGAGATTGACATCTTCTATTTCTGTTtatgtaataaaatgtaaggAATTTAGGACTGAGCCATGGTAAATGTCTCGCGCTACAGCCCAGGGAAAATAAACTTCCTCCCTCCATTTCTGCTGAGAACTTTCCATCTGCTACACTCATTATGTCACCATAGCCAaatttatggaaaaaaaatccaactttTTAATCCATGGATTTGTTGTTAATTTTGAAAGGAAGAGGCTCCTGGTTAAGGGGTGGTGGAGGTTCACTCACCCAAACTTTTCAAAGGAAACCTCAAGTCATAAACTGACTCCCCTCAAAGGCACATATGTTGAGGGCaggatgtttttctcttttgggGTCTCTTTGAAATCAGAGACattttgaaaaacataaaatataaaaccgTATAAGCCAAGGTAGTGTCATTAGATGAATGACTTTAACCTCCAAGtaaatttttgtcttttcaggCATCAAAGAATGATATAAATTATCCCAAATAGTCTGTATGGCCTCGCAATAAGAGCTGTCATCATGATGAAGTAGTGCATACTCAGTACTTGGCATTCAAATGAGTTCCTCATCATTTAACCTGCGTTAGACTCTGTTCCAGACTCTCTCTCAGACAGCATACTGATAGTTGATATAACCAAAACAGTTGCCTTAAATCTTGCATGGCTCCTGTCCTGCAGATTTCCTGTACTGCATTTATGTGAATTCTTGTACGTGGCCTCGAACCAATGTGATTTTAGTGGCTCTCTGCAGTCATCAGTGCACACAGCTATGAATGAGCTTTTTGTGTCAAGGTAGTGAACAAGGAGAGTAATGTATCCATACATTTGTGCAAGCTTGTAAAACTCTGACTTGGCAACACTGCAGATGTAAAACACGTTTTTGGAAAATACAATCCTCTTTTTCCTAACACTAGTGAAAAGGGTTTGTGTGGGTTTTCATTTCACTTAAATGACACTGGAGTCTCTGTCAGTTTAATGACCATGTTTGTCTGCACAAATAGAGGAGCAGTGTGAGTAACACGTGAGCGCCATGTGAAAGAGAGTAAAACCTGACAGTTGTACAGGTGCATGGCCTAGGCTGATGCACCATGTGGGAATGTTCAGGGAATATTTATAGAAATCTGTCCTGTCGGCCTCTCTGGAATGCCAAGATATGTGTGGTAGCTAATGCCTCCTCTCAACATCAGCCTCCATATTCGACACTTTCTTTCCCaagttttttctgtttctgattATTTTGTCTCCCACAAGTCTGCGAAGTCAGGAATTACCTCAAGATATGCTAAATAGGAACCATATGACAGCTCATTACCCAATTTGTGCGCCTCTGGTAATCATAAAAACATGCAACAAAACTCCTCTGAATGAATTTGACTGTGTTTAATTAGTCGTCTGCATTCTTCTCACCACTGTCTAGCTCCTCGAGCAAGTCTGGACACAGCGAGGTGGAGAAGGACGGAGAATCATCCTCGAGCGAGCCTGGGGCTCCAGAATGCGACCGCCATGTTTACAAGAGTGTCCTGGAGGGCGGCGACATTCCCTTACAAGGTCTGCGGGCCCTAAACAAGCGCCaagccagctcctcctcctctaaagGTAGGATAAGAGCCACTTTAGATATGTGGCCAGTAAAATGgcaggtgtgtgtatgttaatGGGTATGGATGTGGGGGCTAGACAGTACAGAGGGCCATTAAAGGCCTTTCCTGCTGAGACAGAACAAATGAGTTACAGACTCTGATGCTGGGCTGTTCAAAGAGTCAGACAGGGACACATGTGTTTCCGTTTACCTTTCTGTTGGAATCCACACATTTTCTTTGCTCCCAGACCTCACAGCATTGGCCAATCACCTCGCAGCATTCATTCTCCCAGCAGCTTTTGATTTATTATTGATGCCATGGATGTTTTCATCAAACGTGTACCGGCCATCTgctttggaaaagtcatggaggGAGTGAGGTTGTCTTGCTAAGTCGATGGAAGCTAACCTTGGagagtcccccccccccccccccccccccccccccttgctCCAGTTGTGAGCTGCCGGTCGCTAGGCAGGCTTAGGGCAGGACTCCAGTGTTCCAGCGCCAGGGAGCAAAGGGCCAGTGAGGGAATGGATGAGGAGGGACAAACGAGATAAACAGACAGGGGTGAGATAAACAGGAGGGACACAGAGGGTGGGTAGGCATGAGGaagtcagctgtcagtgtgaGGTCAGGGGCTGGAATGCCTGCGCACATGGCTGGGGAGGAGAAGAGAtgtaagaagaaaagaaagagacagtGTGACCTAATACATGTCATTACATTACATCTGGGAAGACACTTTAGAAACTGTCCACTCAGAGTTAAAGTCATATATTTTCACAATAATAACTAATATATTGGCGCTTAGAACAAAGATATATCACGATAGTTGTTTCAGCTTTTACCCAGTCATATTGTGGGCCCTTGCAGTAAATGGATTTGGCACTCCAGTCAAATGACTAGCACGCTCCTTCATTAGCGTCCTGCCTAAAGAGAAAACCAAGTGCTAGAAACCAAACACTTCATCATGTGTCTCTGTCTTGTGCtcacaaaataagaaaataactgTATTAATCTTTGTCTTTGTAAGAAGTGAGTCACCGCAAGGGCTTTTCAGCTGCCAGGACTCTTTAGTTGCCAAATGCCTTGGATAGAATATCTAGTTTAGTTCCTTAGTGTGTTTTTTCTGGTAGATATGACTGTGACAGATGGATCCCTCATGCTACAGAAGCGTCTCACAGCACGTCAAAGTGTCACTTCCAGGTTCCATCTGTAGTGCTATCACAAGCATACTATAGCCAGGAACAGACGCGAGTATTTCTCAGAGGTCCTTGACAGTCATGTTTTACTGGGCAGGTTGATTTaggatacattttttatttacaacTGTGTAGGGCAGGAGTGTATTAACGGATGCCACAGGGGTTTTATCACTGCAGCCGCATGTGTAATTGCTAAAAGTAGAGGAGAATATATGTAGGAGGTTAAAGCGGGACAGGCAGCAGTCATGTGGGCGAAAAATGTATGAATACAAAATAGGTAAcaggaaagatttttttttctttttgttttaaattgtactGATACTGCAGTCAGTGTTGAGAATTCCTATATGACCTCCAACATCACATAACATTTCATGGCATATTACTGTTTTAATACTTTATGTTCacttgttattttttgtttacagTAATACTGATAATGCAAGAATCTGATAGACAATAAATTTCCCCTTGTTCCATTTTTACAAAGCATTATTCTTCACTGCAGTACCATGCTGTTACTATAATAGTCATCTATTACTTGATGCACAATGCATCAAGTCTGCTTCCTCTTCTCATCTACTTTTGATGGAACTTGGTCTTTACTTTAGAAATGTGCCTGACtctgttttagtgtgtgtgaacCTGTGACCATTGTAATCTAAtatgttgtttattctgttGTCCTGCATGCTTGCCAGTGGATTATAAAGGTGGGAATGGCTATATAATTTCACCCTGCTCCTCTGTAAATAGTCGATCGGTTCTTGCCAGTAATGCAATAGGTAACCAGTGTAAGAGTATGAAGCCTCTATCTGCTGCCAAAGCCTGCATACCCCAAATCCTGCCCTCTAAATTCAAGCCCAAGCTGCTGCCGCCCAGTGGTGACAGTCAGGAGAGCAGGACTAAAGCTGTCAGGCACCCAAAGGCCCACAGCTGTGAGGATCTGTACACGGGGCCATGTGACACAGACTTTGCTAGAGCAGAGGAAAGGGAGATCGGGCAACATTCAGACTCTAAGTCCAGCTGTGGCAGCGAGTGTGCGGATGGCCTCAGGAATGTTTCCCCTGCAATTAGGAGGAGCGCATCTGAGTTTTCCAGCCTGTACAGGACCATGCATCACATCCAGCGGCCCAGCTCGGCCGGCTGCAGTCCCAACGGCAGCGTTCGCAGCCTGGCCTCTCTTTTTGAGAAGTCAAAGGCCGACGGGGGTGAAAGGTCAGAGGCAGATGACGGGGGTAACATTCCACGGGATGCTGTGTCGTCACGGGTCAGCGAGTTTGAAATGATCATTCAGCGGTCCAGCTCGGCGCCCAGTcgctcctcctccctccccaccCTGCACAGCCAGGGCCACAGCCCCAACCACAGCCCCGCCCACCTCTACATGGCGTCTGCAGTGTCAGCGGAGTCCCTTTTGGTAGCTGATGCCACCCAGATGGATGCCTGCTCCCCAGTGGAGGCAGAGGGCAAGAGCTGTGGGGAGGAGGCCCTGACACCAGGCAGTGTGACAGTGGAGGAGGCTGCTTTCTCCTCAGAGGACAGACACAGTGTGAGGACTGATTCATCCTGCAACACTGAGGCAGAGGTTGAGCAGATCTTCAGCAAAAGTTCACCCGAACTGATCCCTCAAAATGTCAGTGGATCAAAGAGTCCCTCAGTACTGCTTACAGCTTCcccaacacaacacaaccatCTTCtccacaaccaccaccaccaccacctgcaCCACCTGAACCATCAACTCCTCCTCAAACCCAGCAAATGCAAAGGCTCTTGCCCAGCCTCCTACACCCGCTTCACCACCATCCTCAGGCACGAGAGGCAGCAGGCCACCCAGCAGGAGAGGCCACCTCAGGAGAAGAAGACCACGCTTCCTGGGAACCTCTTCCTCATGGGCCCTGCTCCTTTCAGGTTACGGAAAAACCTGCAGTCCCACCAAACTCGGAGGACTCTGTTAGCCACAAAGGTGACCACGGGCACCCAGAGGCCCTGCACTTTGTCTCCTGAGCCCAGACCTCTGATCCCTCAGCGCCTGTCCTCCTTGGAGGTCCTGGAGAGGCTGAGTAATGGAGAGGGGAGCAGCAATGACCACCTGAGTAACGGGCAGGGCTTGGACGCCAACGGGAACCTACTGCAGCCGCTGGCAGCTCACCGCAGAGGTGGCTATCTCCATCCCTTCACCACTGtcaccctcctctctcctccctctgtggTCACTCATTTATCTCGACTCTCTTTTCACCTTGTGTCCCTTTTCTCCACAAAGCGACGCCGCCACCCTCCATCTCTAGACTGTGTGGTGTGTTTACAAAGTGACAGGGAGACCTCCATCTCATTCTGAGTGTGCTGTGTTTGGTGCTCTTCCATTTCACTGTGAATGAGTTTGGTCCCACAAACGCATCAAAACACTTCAGTGACTGTAGGAGGTTCAGGCAGCTTTTGGTAATGTATATTTCTCCTGGTGACATCAGATTTGAGCTGTATGCAAGAGTGCCAGAGCCTGCATAAGCATTACATCAATACAGACTAGAATCTGTGTTTTATTACTACGGTGTAAGATAAATGTAGATGGAACATAATCTGCTTTTATGATCCACAATGAGACGTCAAATCCTGTCCTCACACAGGCAATGACTTTGAAAGCCTTCCAGCATTCCTCTGTAATGTTTAAGCAGGATATTTCAATATAACATTGCATACACTCTGTCAAACTGATGTCTCGCCATGTctgtatctgttttttttctgttttgggaaCAATTTACATCTGCCGTCTTTCATTCTCTCACCATGAAAGGTTTGTTTTAGCCGGACAGGATGTTCCCCTGCTTTGATTTCTTTTACGTAACAGCCGGGACGCATTAGACACAAACCTGAAACACTGATAGTTGTTACTTGTGGCCCTTGCTGGGACACAGAATGAAACATCTATGGTGGTGTGGGGAGCAAATTAAGTCTCAAAGACATCTAGCTAAGGTGAAACTTCACTAAACTAATGGATGCTGGTTGGTTGATCAGTAACACCACGATGTCATGTATATTTCTTTTGGCCAAGATACAGTAGGtttcacattttctttcctgcattttgttttttcatggaCACACATCGGACCATTCTGTGTTCATTCCTTCATGCATGCAGGAATACATTTGGCtttttggatgtgtgtgtgctttttgttTTAGTGTTGCAGAGATTATGGTGTTCATTTCAAGCATGTAtagttgtatttattgtatatatttgtaTGATTCTATTCATTGGAATTAAGGAGTTGACTGCAATATCATCACCTTATATTTGAATTGTTTTGTTCTTGAGTTGGATTTGTCTTGAGGGTGACAGTGAAAAAGCTTCACTGAGTAATCTTCTTGCCGTTTCTGTTTCAGACTCATCCCCAGTTCTCGGGGAGAGCCAGGATGAAGTGTTGCGAAGGCGTCATGGAGACAAAGAGGTAACTTTCATAAAGTACACTGACAATGCATTAGCTAAGTTACGAATGAGGAAACCATATATTATACATAAAGAATGTGTCACATGAATAAAAGAGTGGAGGAGACTCATAATCTGCCGGGGACAAACAGTTCAGTATGGTTTCCTGACAGAAAATCTTGGAGGAGCAGCGGCGGCTGAAGCGGGAACAGGAAGAGGCTGACACAGCGTCGAGGCGACACACAGGCATTGTCCCGACGCACCACCAGTTCATCACCAACGAGCGCTTCGGAGACCTGCTCAACATCACAGATaacacagagaagaggaaaTCAGGCGTAGAGGTACAATACAGGGCCATGTCTTATCCTTCTGTAAGCAGGAAAGAAGACGGCAGATACTTTGTCAGTTtggggtggtgggggggggggggggggggggcttgtcAGCAGAATTTCTGCAGACACAGATGGCTTTCTCTTCTGGGTCAAAAATTCAGAGGGTGAGAGCAGTGATAGAAGTCAAAATGTGAGTTGTGGAAAATAGCACTGAATATCTCAAATAGACTGTCAGATGTCACTTCCACAATGTACACCAGGGTGAATCAACTATATATTGTGAAGGGGGCCACAGTTTCAGAAAGCTTAGGGTCCGGAGGCCAAACATTCATTATGCATGTACACTTGACACAACATGCCACCGATTTCAAAACTTTAATCTCTCTAGACTGCAAAAATAACCTAATCATCAACATAAAACCAAGCAGTTTCAGGGTCTTTTTTGCATCTATAACATTTTCCTCACTGTGGCCTCATTTTTTATTGCAATATATAAATCCTGCAACTCTATGGAAACAGCACAATCATGACCAGATAGGGAGAACGCAAAAGTGTCTTTTGTTCTTTTGTGAAGTATAATGCAAATACAGTTATAATGCCATATACCATAAGAACAGAAAAGGCAAGTTGAATTTCCTAGATCAtttattttacaacaaaaaaaaggaatccATACAACATTTTTACAAGAGCCCACATCTTTGGGAAAAAGGGGTGCCCCACAAATTATACATATTgaactgtttacatttttacaacCCCTATTTTCAACCTGTCGCTCTGTGTAAACAGCCTTCAGTTCAATGTTTCACTGATTTTTTGTCATGTGAATGTTGGTCTCAGCCAAGTCATTCATGGCTTCCCAGTTCTGCTGATGAGTACAAAATTTAATAGTTTTTACAGGATCTGGTTAGTACAAAAATTAATTTTTAGCAATAAAATGAGACGTGTAGAATAATGGATttatgaaatatcactattttaagcttAGATTTACTTATTAACCTGTTGTTACGGTTTCTGgttatgataaatggtgtattCTTTGAGagaaaacatgcctttcaaACCTCCCGGCAGGTTGTGGTGTTCAGATTAAGCATTAAGCCAAGTGCACAGGCGGGCTCTGCTGGTTTGAAGGATTTATTGTGGCACAATGTCTGTTATAACATGATCTTCTTCAAgacttaaattttatttatttgtaaacaGAACTGATCTGCAGGCTGGTCTGGCCATAGTAGGCCCGCGGGCTGCCAGTTGAATAGGCCTTGTGTTCACTGTTTACTAGCTATATTCTAAAATGCAATGTCACTGGTCGTAGTTGCACCCTGGTTGTGTTTACCAAGGTGTGCCTGCTCCATTGGCAGGCCAGTCTCACAGTAAACAACCCCCTGTGGTTTGTCACTGAATGCTCCAGAGGACAAGTAACCCAGTCAGTCACAAGCACCTCATTCCTGTCATTGCAAGAATATTTATGTTCAGACGGGACACTGAAAGGACAACCCGGGCAGATTTACAGCTCATAACAAATTCCCAAAAAATATTCTCTTGAAACACATCTAGACAAAGCCCAGAGTGTAAAGTGACCACAAAGTAGCAAAGATGTACACAGGAATATTTAATCTTTTGGATAACCTTCACTGGCTCAAAAATAACATGTAGGTTTCATGAATGAAGACTGACACAAGTTTCTTTTTCATGTCTTTTCAGAGAACTCCAGCTATGGCTCGCTTCGACTTCAGAGCAGAAACTCTAAAGTGAGTAATCTATTTACAGTTTCTGTCTGAGTCTCACAACAGGAGGTGTTTGTTGCAGGGATGTTGGGTTGGATTGCGCGGCATTCCAGATTTGTTGATGATGCTTTTATATCATTTCCACATTGTGTAGATTTACATATGAGTAACCAATAATTGGCATGTGTTTTAACTTCTAACTCATAGGAGGGGTTAGCAGCTTCTGATGAAATGATGTGAAATTATACAAAGGCCTTCTCGTGCTATTTTCACACTGTAAAATTGTTCATTACTTCTTTCGCTTCATGTGATCAACTAATCTCTTTGAAACATTTCTAGGGAATTACCGTTTCAGAAGGGAGACATCGTCTACATCATTCGACAGGTGGATCAAAACTGGTATGAAGGGGAGCACCATGGAAGAGTTGGCATTTTCCCTCAAAGTTACGTTGAGGTATGTGAGTTCTCTCTGTCAGCTTGACTCACAGTGATAACTTGAAGTGGAGCAAATAATGATTTTTCAGTTCATCTTTTACATGCTATAATTTTCCACAAATAGATATGTAATTCTCAATTGCGGTTTAAGAGATGTTTTGCACAATCTGCTGCACAGAGTgatttgtttcctttttcagCTCCTTCCCCCTACAGAGAAAGCCCAGCCAAAGAAAAGTGCTCCAGTGCAGGTACTGGAATATGGAGAGGCTATCGCACGCTTCAACTTCAATGGGGACACAGTGGTGGAAATGTCCTTCAGAAAGGTATGGAGTGGGAATCATTACAAACTGAAGAATATTTAGgagcatttttttcttattcgTAGTGATGCTTTTATCCTAGTATTACTCATGCTCAATTTATACAGGAATTTTTAACAATATTTATTAGCAATGTTCTGAAACTACAAAATATGTATCTGCAGGGAGAGAGGATCACGCTGATTCGTAGAGTTGATGAAAACTGGTATGAAGGCAAAATCTCAGGCACCAACCGCCAAGGCATCTTCCCCGTCACCTACGTAGAAGTGAACAAGCGACCCCGCGTCAAAAATGGGGTGGAGTATCTCGACCCTCCTGTCAGCCATTCGCCACAGCGCAGCACCAATGCCTCTCCTCAGGTAAGGAGGCCAAACAGGTCAATCAATCGTGGGATATATTTATGGATGTAGCGAAGACCTGACGAGAGTTTTTATTACTACTAATTCTCTGAATCCTGTGGAAGCCCTGAGGGGCAAGGTGAAAGCAATAATTTTTGCAGACAATGTTGGCCAAAACCAAAAGTTTATCTCCTGCTTAGGAGATAAATTGTTGGCCAGCATtggctgcaatttttttttttcatcttggcTCTCAGGGCTTCCGTAGAATCCAGAAATTCTCTTCTTGACACCCATCTTTCATTGATTTTTCTTTGTGTGAATTTGTCTCATCTTTCATTTGCctttatttctttctctcatcccatcttcttctctttgtttcttcCTCCCACGTTCCTGTTACTCTTAAAAGCTGTATCGTAATCGTCTGACCACCTCCCCCCTGCCCCTCCCTCGCTCCCCCCGCCGCTCCGTGTCCCCTGAGGTCCACGCTGTCTCCTCTGAGTGGATCTCCCTGACTGTGGGAGGAGGGAGCCCTCCTGCTGCGCCCACCCCTCCCCTGCCACCACTGCCCACAGTGTCCTACCGCTGTGGCGAGTACCTGcccccgccctactctgccagCCCTGTGCCTCCCATCTCCGGCAGCCCGTACTGCGTCTCCCCCATGGCTTCCCCATCTGCCTCCCCTCTTCCCCCACCTTACCCACCCAGACCCAACTCAACCACTCCCTTCCTCACGTTCACCCCACCTCAGGGGGAGGACTTCCTGCGCTCTCCTCCCTCCACACGAAAGTCACACAGCCCCTCTGGGGGGCCAGTGCTCGAGGGCTGGGTGAGGGGGGAGAAGGAGATGACAGAGGGTGAAGGCACAGAGGGAGACAGGGGCCACGCAGCCCCAGGCAGCAGGCGATATAGCCCTGCAGAGGTATCTTCTGCATGGTGTGCGGTGCTGCATCTCAGGCTCACTCAGGAGAATGGGCTTTTGGCCACGGTTTGATTCCCAAAAACAGATGTTTAATGAAGTATTGAGGCTGATATTTCTGTGTGGAAGACATGACTAACTTGTAGATTTGTCCTGAAGTTGATTTTGGCCCCATGGATGAATCTGCTGGTTTAGCGGAGACAGAAATGGTTAAAACTGGTCACACTGCTTAAAGCTGCAAGTCTGCATGTTGTTGTGTGTGCGCCACTAACACGCAAGTGTTTTACAGTGTCTTACAGTGTTTATATAGTGAGTCTCAGATATCCCAGCTGTAAACGACTGTAAGAGGAGCTATTGTGCTTGCATTTCTAGGATTGATTTGAGAGCTCAAGTTTCTTTCTCTTCAAAAAATTCAGcatttggttggttggttgcatgttgttgttgttccatGCAGAGGTGTGATAAGTTGGATGCCATTGGAGTTTATTTAGGAtagtaaaatatttatcagtgaGTATTTATAGGATTCACAAGTTGGCTTCTATTTGAAAAGCTGCCGTGAGGTTAAAAATTTCCACCTGCAGGGAAATGCAGCCTGACTGTG contains the following coding sequences:
- the sorbs1 gene encoding sorbin and SH3 domain-containing protein 1 isoform X4 codes for the protein MKGSPDLIPSADLDPSRVCKGKGVVTLRATLVHIDDEGCISEEPNVITTPSGWTSQINGDSSKAGLAEGGSNITADLPPVNNTQCQVNSPESIKENQAPSSTDSQNCFTPTSSSVYPCTSAVNPTIVLLQHNREQQKHLSHFKDPTPERDKSPDPGRDSVSPVPDMDWKRLRLSLHSPVLGPLNKPIVPVRNTEKSKDWYKTMFKQIHRIPEPIEENPYRPTYIFPENYDIQMKSKDDGHTPFGYLEDLRAVPRSKSDAEVDSRGRSMPVPTRSSSLKPSAKRNEWEPPDKKVDTRKYRAEPKSIFEYEPGKSSVLKLERTSAPSFSPLETASDLQQYSSSKSGHSEVEKDGESSSSEPGAPECDRHVYKSVLEGGDIPLQGLRALNKRQASSSSSKVDYKGGNGYIISPCSSVNSRSVLASNAIGNQCKSMKPLSAAKACIPQILPSKFKPKLLPPSGDSQESRTKAVRHPKAHSCEDLYTGPCDTDFARAEEREIGQHSDSKSSCGSECADGLRNVSPAIRRSASEFSSLYRTMHHIQRPSSAGCSPNGSVRSLASLFEKSKADGGERSEADDGGNIPRDAVSSRVSEFEMIIQRSSSAPSRSSSLPTLHSQGHSPNHSPAHLYMASAVSAESLLVADATQMDACSPVEAEGKSCGEEALTPGSVTVEEAAFSSEDRHSVRTDSSCNTEAEVEQIFSKSSPELIPQNVSGSKSPSVLLTASPTQHNHLLHNHHHHHLHHLNHQLLLKPSKCKGSCPASYTRFTTILRHERQQATQQERPPQEKKTTLPGNLFLMGPAPFRLRKNLQSHQTRRTLLATKVTTGTQRPCTLSPEPRPLIPQRLSSLEVLERLSNGEGSSNDHLSNGQGLDANGNLLQPLAAHRRDSSPVLGESQDEVLRRRHGDKEKILEEQRRLKREQEEADTASRRHTGIVPTHHQFITNERFGDLLNITDNTEKRKSGVERTPAMARFDFRAETLKELPFQKGDIVYIIRQVDQNWYEGEHHGRVGIFPQSYVELLPPTEKAQPKKSAPVQVLEYGEAIARFNFNGDTVVEMSFRKGERITLIRRVDENWYEGKISGTNRQGIFPVTYVEVNKRPRVKNGVEYLDPPVSHSPQRSTNASPQLYRNRLTTSPLPLPRSPRRSVSPEVHAVSSEWISLTVGGGSPPAAPTPPLPPLPTVSYRCGEYLPPPYSASPVPPISGSPYCVSPMASPSASPLPPPYPPRPNSTTPFLTFTPPQGEDFLRSPPSTRKSHSPSGGPVLEGWVRGEKEMTEGEGTEGDRGHAAPGSRRYSPAEFVKNEADHHGRSSRSPVMLFDIQDNNNVNSFAEAVCNEILNIAETSVRYCSTLSHHPNDSVHRLHPHPSKQSLIISQQPKSHSSSSPEPNRLHCGIFQALYSYVPQNEDELELQEGDLVSVMEKCDDGWFVGTSKRTKQFGTFPGNYVKEMKL
- the sorbs1 gene encoding sorbin and SH3 domain-containing protein 1 isoform X6, whose translation is MKGSPDLIPSADLDPSRVCKGKGVVTLRATLVHIDDEGCISEEPNVITTPSGWTSQINGDSSKAGLAEGGSNITADLPPVNNTQCQVNSPESIKENQAPSSTDSQNCFTPTSSSVYPCTSAVNPTIVLLQHNREQQKHLSHFKDPTPERDKSPDPGRDSVSPVPDMDWKRLRLSLHSPVLGPLNKPIVPVRNTEKSKDWYKTMFKQIHRIPEPIEENPYRPTYIFPENYDIQMKSKDDGHTPFGYLEDLRAVPRSKSDAEVDSRGRSMPVPTRSSSLKPSAKRNEWEPPDKKVDTRKYRAEPKSIFEYEPGKSSVLKLERTTQDVNPEDVDLENEPWYKFFSEMEFDKASAPSFSPLETASDLQQYSSSKSGHSEVEKDGESSSSEPGAPECDRHVYKSVLEGGDIPLQGLRALNKRQASSSSSKVDYKGGNGYIISPCSSVNSRSVLASNAIGNQCKSMKPLSAAKACIPQILPSKFKPKLLPPSGDSQESRTKAVRHPKAHSCEDLYTGPCDTDFARAEEREIGQHSDSKSSCGSECADGLRNVSPAIRRSASEFSSLYRTMHHIQRPSSAGCSPNGSVRSLASLFEKSKADGGERSEADDGGNIPRDAVSSRVSEFEMIIQRSSSAPSRSSSLPTLHSQGHSPNHSPAHLYMASAVSAESLLVADATQMDACSPVEAEGKSCGEEALTPGSVTVEEAAFSSEDRHSVRTDSSCNTEAEVEQIFSKSSPELIPQNVSGSKSPSVLLTASPTQHNHLLHNHHHHHLHHLNHQLLLKPSKCKGSCPASYTRFTTILRHERQQATQQERPPQEKKTTLPGNLFLMGPAPFRLRKNLQSHQTRRTLLATKVTTGTQRPCTLSPEPRPLIPQRLSSLEVLERLSNGEGSSNDHLSNGQGLDANGNLLQPLAAHRRDSSPVLGESQDEVLRRRHGDKEKILEEQRRLKREQEEADTASRRHTGIVPTHHQFITNERFGDLLNITDNTEKRKSGVERTPAMARFDFRAETLKELPFQKGDIVYIIRQVDQNWYEGEHHGRVGIFPQSYVELLPPTEKAQPKKSAPVQVLEYGEAIARFNFNGDTVVEMSFRKGERITLIRRVDENWYEGKISGTNRQGIFPVTYVEVNKRPRVKNGVEYLDPPVSHSPQRSTNASPQLYRNRLTTSPLPLPRSPRRSVSPEVHAVSSEWISLTVGGGSPPAAPTPPLPPLPTVSYRCGEYLPPPYSASPVPPISGSPYCVSPMASPSASPLPPPYPPRPNSTTPFLTFTPPQGEDFLRSPPSTRKSHSPSGGPVLEGWVRGEKEMTEGEGTEGDRGHAAPGSRRYSPAEFVKNEADHHGRSSRSPVMLFDIQDNNNVNSFAQPKSHSSSSPEPNRLHCGIFQALYSYVPQNEDELELQEGDLVSVMEKCDDGWFVGTSKRTKQFGTFPGNYVKEMKL